In one Pangasianodon hypophthalmus isolate fPanHyp1 chromosome 22, fPanHyp1.pri, whole genome shotgun sequence genomic region, the following are encoded:
- the gramd1c gene encoding protein Aster-C isoform X6, which yields MATAGKSSCFTLSQQLTRQELWQMVRQHYGNDLGLSQEEMDSMQMMVDTVAHNQPSLNMKAEDVKLERPSSLRLPQIEQSSHETSTPQGDDTQSSVGLQSTLSPNGDDVRSTPSQPRSPNLSLDRFSNEQVSKRSSLSLDLNANEDRLSDNSLSDSMEEGERPMERECGSQASQGRLYMNRVFRFSAEKMFELLFTDSYFSRRFMDARKITGATSSSWQRDASGSMKRSLNYTITITNPLVGKFSTATENQTLYKESREGHYYLVDSEVYTHDVPYHDYFYTLNRYCIIRNSKRKCRLRIYTDVKYKKQPWGFVKSFITKNSWSGLEDYFRHLEAELLEEEAELTQGSGDAGKGGLRRRRRTFSRTLQEHMRPSRQYSGDPEQHRESSIGAADTKNTQKWNITSIIAGMSLIVCMLISSQHCSVRYYSYDTAQVCNFIYIFSRLLILTILNLGLFFKLWAMEDVAHRMYLSTKQRMREKAEASLSPDLGPRQTTFPRSQEETRLLRAVLQDSINLLEQLRNSLVVLQQNFQGLNKTATRL from the exons ATGGCTACAGCAGGGAAGAGCAGCTGCTTTACACTCAGTCAG CAATTGACCAGGCAGGAGCTGTGGCAGATGGTCAGACAGCATTATGGCAATGACTTGGGTTTGAGCCAGGAAGAGATGGATAGTATGCAGATGATGGTAGACACAGTTGCACATAACCAGCCCAG cTTGAACATGAAAGCAGAGGATGTAAAATTAGAGAGACCTTCCTCCCTACGACTTCCTCAGATAGAGCAGTCTTCACATGAGACCTCGACACCACAGGGAGACGACACGCAGTCGTCAGTAGGACTGCAGAGCACGCTATCTCCAAATGGG GATGATGTGCGGAGCACACCGTCGCAGCCACGCAGTCCTAATCTTTCCCTGGACCGCTTCAGCAATGAACAAGTGTCCAagcgctcttctctgtcctTGGATCTGAATGCCAATGAGGACCGACTCTCAGATAATAGCCTGTCTGATAGCATGGAGGAGGGTGAGAGGCCCA TGGAAAGAGAGTGTGGGTCCCAGGCGTCTCAGGGAAGGCTGTATATGAACAGAGTGTTCCGTTTCAGTGCTGAGAAAATgtttgagctgcttttcactgaTTCATATTTTTCCCGGCGGTTTATGGATGCCAGGAAGATCACTG GTGCAACCTCTTCGTCTTGGCAAAGGGACGCCTCTGGCTCTATGAAGAGAAGTTTAAattacaccatcaccatcaccaaccCACTAGTGGGTAAATTTTCCACTGCAACAGAAAACCAG ACGCTGTATAAGGAATCTAGGGAGGGTCATTACTACTTGGTGGATTCAGAAGTCTACACACATGACGTTCCGTACCACGACTACTTCTACACTCTGAATCGCTACTGCATCATACGCAACTCGAAGCGCAAGTGTAGACTTCG GATTTACACTGATGTGAAATACAAGAAGCAGCCATGGGGATTTGTTAAGTCTTTTATTACCAAAAACTCTTGGAGTGGCCTGGAGGACTACTTCAGGCACCTTG AGGCGGAGCTTCTTGAGGAGGAGGCGGAGTTGACCCAAGGGTCCGGCGACGCTGGAAAAGGCGGCTTGCGTAGAAGGCGGAGGACCTTCAGTCGCACCCTGCAGGAGCACATGAGACCCAGCAGGCAGTACAGTGGAGACCCCGAGCAGCACAGAGAAAGCTCCATCG GTGCGGCAGACACGAAGAATACACAGAAGTGGAACATCACTTCCATTATAGCTGGAATGAGCTTAAT TGTCTGTATGCTGATCTCTTCCCAACACTGCAGTGTGAGATACTACAGCTATGATACAGCTCaggtttgtaattttatttatattttttccagaCTGTTGATTCTGACCATACTGAACCTGGGACTGTTTTTTAAGCTATGGGCCATGGAGGACGTGGCGCATCGTATGTACTTAAGCACAAAGCAGCGAATGAGGGAAAAAGCTGAGGCCAG TTTGTCACCTGACCTGGGCCCTCGACAGACTACATTCCCCAGGAGCCAAGAGGAGACGCGCTTACTGAGGGCCGTGCTGCAGGACTCTATCAACCTTCTAGAACAG TTACGCAACTCTCTCGTGGTGCTTCAGCAGAACTTCCAGGGGCTCAATAAGACGGCCACTCGGCTATGA